From the genome of Palaemon carinicauda isolate YSFRI2023 chromosome 6, ASM3689809v2, whole genome shotgun sequence, one region includes:
- the LOC137642655 gene encoding uncharacterized protein: MFRTMLLAAVSALALAKPQPNIFEDVITEELIKFWTPYDPHTFPTISNLKVDHDDTHLVFNFEEATFSGMANVECTHFEPPVLTKEVTVVVNHMKVDLHSTAYTVEGTLNGEPLSAAGAAELTAHNLGGTFKFHADSYSLEPVSLCVAPGTLTIDLVVESLVANFENAEALNHEIDTRGPELVDILEADFMFYADEIVAFLNSKLCK; this comes from the exons ATGTTTCGGACAATGCTTTTAGCTGCAGTTTCTGCACTGGCCCTTGCAAAGCCTCAAC CCAATATTTTTGAAGATGTTATCACTGAGGAGCTCATTAAGTTTTGGACCCCCTATGATCCCCACACATTCCCTACAATTAGCAACCTTAAAGTGGACCACGACGATACACA CCTTGTCTTCAACTTCGAAGAAGCCACTTTCTCTGGAATGGCTAACGTAGAATGTACCCATTTCGAACCTCCCGTCTTGACAAAAGAG gtGACAGTTGTCGTTAACCACATGAAAGTGGATCTCCATTCAACAGCCTACACTGTAGAAGGTACCTTAAATGGCGAGCCTCTCTCCGCTGCTGGAGCTGCAGA ACTGACTGCTCACAATCTTGGTGGTACCTTCAAGTTCCATGCTGACAGCTACAGTCTTGAACCTGTCTCGCTTTGCGTTGCTCCCGGAACCCTTACCATCGACCTGGTTGTTGAGTCTCTCGTC GCCAACTTTGAGAACGCAGAGGCCCTGAACCATGAGATCGACACCCGTGGACCAGAGTTGGTAGATATTTTGGAAGCTGATTTCATGTTTTACGCTGATGAAATTGTTGCTTTCCTTAACAGCAAACTTTGCAAGTAA
- the LOC137642653 gene encoding uncharacterized protein: MFRTMLLAAVAALALANPQPNIFEDVITEELIKFWTPYDPHTFPTISNLKVDHDDTHLVFNFEEATFSGMANVQCTHFEPPVLTKEVTVVVNHMKVDLHSTAYTVEGTLNGEPLSAAGAAELTAHNLGGTFKFHADSYSLEPFSLCIAHGTLTIDLVVESLVANFENAEALNHEIDTRGPELVDILEADFMFYAEEIVAFLNSKLCKV, translated from the exons ATGTTTCGGACAATGCTTTTAGCTGCAGTTGCTGCACTGGCCCTTGCAAACCCTCAAC CCAATATTTTTGAAGATGTTATCACTGAGGAGCTCATTAAGTTTTGGACCCCCTATGATCCCCACACATTCCCTACAATTAGCAACCTTAAAGTGGACCACGACGATACACA CCTTGTCTTCAACTTCGAAGAAGCCACTTTTTCTGGAATGGCTAACGTTCAATGCACTCATTTCGAACCTCCCGTCTTGACAAAAGAG gtGACAGTTGTCGTTAACCACATGAAAGTGGATCTCCATTCAACAGCCTACACTGTAGAAGGTACCTTAAATGGCGAGCCTCTCTCAGCTGCTGGAGCTGCAGA ACTGACTGCTCACAATCTTGGTGGTACCTTCAAGTTCCATGCTGACAGCTACAGTCTTGAACCTTTCTCGCTTTGCATTGCTCACGGAACCCTTACCATCGACCTGGTTGTTGAGTCTCTCGTC GCCAACTTTGAGAACGCAGAGGCCCTGAACCATGAGATCGACACCCGGGGACCAGAGTTGGTAGATATTTTGGAAGCTGATTTCATGTTTTACGCTGAGGAAATTGTTGCTTTCCTTAACAGTAAACTTTGCAAAGtataa